The following is a genomic window from Dama dama isolate Ldn47 chromosome 4, ASM3311817v1, whole genome shotgun sequence.
gcaggggggtgtcTCTGGCATTGGTTACCTAAAAGGAGAGTAGCCAAGCCAAgtacgcccccccccccccaggagaGTCTCCCACCCCTTCAGGTTCCAGAAGAAGTCCTGTTATCTTCCACGGAGCTGATAGACGGAAGACCCCCTCTCCCGCCAAATAGAGGTATTTAAGATTAgggaagagtcagatacgattgagcgacttaactgaactgaagattaggGAAGAAGGGAGGTGAGACCTGTCCCCCACAGGAGGAAGGGACAGGTAAGGCAACTGACTTTTTAGAATGAGGTGGGGGGTGAGGTCAGGAAAGCGACTCCAGGAAGagatgaagaaagaggaaaaatccCCCAAGGAATGAGGGATGCTAGCATGCCAGCGAAGTCCCCCCAACCACCTGTCAAACTGGAATTAAACCCCTTCCCTGCTCCAAGGTGGGAGGAACTCGGGGATACACCCTGTGGCCGGGGGCAGGTGAATATCTGGGGTCTTTCTCTACCGCTCACAGAACTCGCTACTTGGTCCGGGGGCTCAGGTAAAGACGCACTTCGCTAGGAAGCACACAGGAAATCCCGCCCAGGTGGGGGCCAGGACCGGAAGTCCCGCCTTTGGACGGGTGAGGGGCGCCCCGCGGCCTCACCGAGTAACCCCCCGACCCTATGGACATGGTCCACGCCTAAATCAAGAATCCTAGTGGGTCTGAAGACCGGAGGATAAGGCTGTCCAAGCTTTGCCTAGAATCAGACACGACGGTTCCCGCGGCCGACACCTTTCCAGCGCTCAGCGTGAGGTCACTGAGCGATCTCTGCCCTCTGATCAACGCAGGCTATACCCTTCCCACGAGCGGCTCGCCCACCCAGCGCCCCTCTCCTCCGGACGGCCAAATCCTCCCCACACCGCGGTTCACAACGCCGCCTCCACTCACGTGCCCGTAGCCAGCATGGCCGGCCCGGCACCGTCACAGCCCTCAAAAGACATGGCGGTACCTTACGTCACTTCCGCATCTTTGGCCCGCCTCCACTTTGCACACTCCACCTCCCTAACCCCAGACGCCGGAGACCAACATGGCGGCAAAGGTGCTTCGCCGGATCCTAGTGGGGCATTGGCGACGGTAGGGTGTCCATAAGAAAGATAGTGAAAGAAAGGCTTCAACTTTCTTAGACACAAACCCAGATTTCGACTTGTCGCCCCAAAATATGGGGAAAATGCTACATGCACACTCAGGACTACAGTATACTAACTCAAGCGAGCTAACGTCCCTCATACACTAATAACCTCTTCCACAGAACTAGTGGAAAGCAATGTCCATTAATGACATGGCAACCAGCCAGACATCATTTGTCCATAACATATACATAGGCTCCCCAGCCTATCCCCCTTCAGCACCAAGACTGGCAAAGAGCCGACATGGCAGCCTCTCTTGCTTCAGTTTGCCCAGTTTCAATATGGCGGCTGAGACCGCTTTCGACGTTGACTTAGGAATTCGTCTGGGACTGCTTCGTTCCCTGGGAAACTGACGGTTTCATCCCTTTAACCCGAGTCCTTCAGGGCCTCTTGTGATGCACAGCTCCTCTCACCTTTTCTTTTATCCGTTTCTTACAGGACCCTGCTTTCGCGCCCCGCAGAGAGATGGGACTGCCCCGCATTAACATGGCCTCAGCTCGCCGGCCTTGGCCGTGCCCTCGAGCAAAATGGCATCCTTTTGGCTTCGATGCCAGCATGCAATATGGAAGAAGGACTAGGCCTCTCGGAGCCCGCTTGATCGAGGGGGGTGGAGCTCTTGGATCCGCCCCCTTGTTTACTTCGTGGTTAGGAATGTACTACTGCGCCTGCGCACTGGTCCCTCCGCCTCTAGCGTCTGTGGCATGTGACTAAAAATCTCGTGGTTCATGCTCAACCACCCCATTCTGGAAAATGGTTACACCCACTCCTGTTCTTAGAACAGATAGGGACGCTACCACTGTCTGGGCTTGCAGGGAGTGTCCAATCCGGATGTGACAGCACGCTGACCCGGAAAAGGAGGGGGCCGGGGCAGTGGCGTCTCGGCCGCGGCTATGGAGGGAGCCGGTTACAGGGTAAGTACCAGAGACgcattctttctcttttgtcgatGCGAAACTTCCCCCTCCGGTGACCTACTTCTTTCTCAGGCCTTGCAGGGATTCTAGGAGCCCGGCACATCCTTAACAAGCACACCATTCCCTTAATAAACGCGCTGTCACTCCTTCCTTCCACTTCCTAGGGAGACTCATATTTAGTTCCGCCCCTTGGGCTGCTGAGGCGCTCTTCTGGGCCCCGCCCTCTTTGGAATGCACTTTTGCCCTTCCCCGTCTTCCAGGGTCCCAGAGAAGCCTGGTCGGTATTCTGGCTTCACCTCGCCGACCCCGTCCCCTAGGTAAAGGTACCTCGGGGTCCCGCCCCCTGGTGCATAGCTTCTCCCCTCAGTCTGTTCCCATTGGCTCTCTTTGGGGCCCCGCCCCTTTGGGCCCCGCCCCTTAATGGTACCTGTTTCCAGGTGGTGTTTGAGAAAGGAGGCGTGTACCTGCACACCAGTGCCAAGAAGCACCAAGACCCGGACTCCCTCATCGCCGGCGTCATCCGTGTTGTGGAGAAggtgggcctggagagagcagggCTCGGGCAGGCCCAGAGCGGGATGGAGGGCGGCACCTGTAGGAGTACAGTGTGGAGGTCAGCGATGGGATCTTAGGAAGAAGAGGTGGCTTTCTAAGGCTGAGAGTTCAGAACTGGGAAGAAGTTTGGAAATAGGGTTTGGGGAGTTTGGAGGGTAGCCTCTCCAACCCCTCTTTCTCTCCCACAGGACAATGATGTCCTCCTGCACTGGGCTCCTATAGAGGAGGCTGGAGATTCCTCCCAAATCTTCTTCTCCAAGAAGGTAGGCTTCCCTGGCTTCCTCTTCTCCGCTTGCTTTTTTTTAGGACGGAGCAGTCGAAAGCATTTGAAGGACTTAGGTAGAATCCCAGACCTACCACTGGGGAATGTGTAAGCCTGGTTGGGACTTAAGTTCTCTCTGCCCGCCGGATTCCTCTTCTCTGTGAAATGAGGCTGATGAGGTCCATTCACGGAGAGAAAGCAGACACCATGCGATTTTGGCCGTGGAGATGGCGTCTACCGCCTCGCCCCCTTTGCTGTTTGGGACAGCCCTGCCAGGGTGCAAGAGGATAACTCAGTCTGTGGATTCAGGTCCCAGGGGCTCTCAGCCCATAAGGACTTGAAGGAGcatggaaaaaggaaaagggtCCAGCAGGGTACCAGTCACATCTATCCTTCTCATcaggaaaagcaagagatttcccagAAGCCTCCTGTATTGGTTAGGAGTTGCATTTGGGTGTTCATAAATGAAACAGGAATGCTAATGGCCTAGGGAAGATAGCagctcatttctctttttcttccaagCCCAGAATGCAGCAATATAGGTTCATATGGTATCAGTGACTCAGCTTCCTTCCATCTTTGCTTCGTAATCCTCCACACATGGCATTTATCCTCAACATATCCTTGTGGTCCAAAAGGGTTGCTGGAACTCCAGCGTTTTTAACTGTTTTTGTTCACTTTCCATGTGTATCTCAGGTGGGCAAAAGAGTTCTACTCATCATGATTACTCAAGGAAGCATGCTGCTAGAGCAGCCACCATTCCAAAGGTCTCCATTTCTAGTGGTAGAAAGAAGTCTCTAGAAGTCTTGTCCTGGCAGTTAAATGGTCCGTCTTGGAAATGATACATCCAGCCTTTTGGCCAGAACTAGGTGCCTGTCTCCGCTCAGCCAGTAGAGTTCAGTGAGCTATAATCCATCCTAATGTATGCCTATGAGACGGACAGCTGCAAGCATTTGACAGCACTACTAATTATCACTGTTCTGTGTAAACGTTGGCAAAAGTATAAAATTCTTCAGGTGACAAAACAGAGGGCAGAAACTAACCAGGGGCTAGTTTGGCAGCTTGTGGGCAGCTGTCTGTGCTGTTCCTCAGCCTTGCCTTCATGGCACCCAGAGGCTTGCCTGAATAGGATGTTCACTCCTGTCGGTGCCTTTTAATCAAGAATTTCCTGAGCTGGGTGACTCTGAGGGCAAGTGCGATGCCctctttctgcctcagtttctttttgtTCAGTGGGGCTACCTCCCAGGGTGGCCTCGAGGCTCAGATCTGAAGTCCATGAGCCCTTagtctcttttcctgccttcccCCAAGGATACCAGCGGGGGTGACTCCTGCGCCTCTGAGGAGGAGCCGACCTTTGATCCCGGCTATGAACCCGACTGGGCCGTCATCAGCACCGTGCGGCCGCGGCCCCGCCATTCGGAGCCCCCGAGAGGTAGACCGAGGTGGTtcctgggcctgggggtgggtgggcaggcaGAGAGACATGGCTTGTCCTCAGCGGTCATGGCTCCCTGGGCTTTGCTGCCCACGCTCAAGATGGTCACCCACACTGGCCTCCAGTCCCCGGAGAGTGGGTGGGGGTGCAGGGTGGTCGCCAGCCCACGTCCAGCATGGCCAGCGTCTTCAGGATATGCAGTCTGGTCGACCCCTACCCCAGGCTCCCTGATTGTGGGCACCCCCATGTAAGTCCTGCCCCTGGAGTCTTCCAGACTGTGGGGCAATAGTTGCAGGGGGACAGGGCAATTCAGGCCATCCTGGAGTCACACGGTGGGGCTGGGGGCACCAGAGGAGGTATCTAAcctccaggagatggagaagcCTTCCAGGAAGAGGTGTTGCCAGAGCCCGGCTCTGGGGGGCACGTGAGCGGTTTCTCTCCCCGCAGGCAGGGCAGCCGGGGCAAGGCCAGAGGTGTGGGGCACTGGGAAACTGCAGCCTTTTGCTGTGGCTCGAGTGTGGGgtccagagagaagagagggtGGGAGATGAGACAGACAGGGTGCAGGGAACAGACCGGAGGGGTTGAGGGGAGCCTGGGGAGATTTTGGAGCAGGCACGTGTCTgcttcaggctctccttgttttccTTAGTCCTTTCCTGGAGGGCCTGGGCtgactggggaggaggggggtgggggggggtggggggaggcgccTCAGGAGATGCCTGagcccctccccgctccccgTCCCCCCCAGGTGCGGAGCCCAGCTCCCCCCGGGGCTCCTGGGCCTTCTCGGTGAGTCTGGGGGAGCTCAGGTCCATCCGCCGTTCCAAGCCGGGCCTCAGCTGGGCGTACCTGGTGCTGGTCACGCAGGCCGGTGGCTCCCTGCCTGCCCTGCACTTCCACCGCGGGGGCACCCGCGCCCTGCTCCGCGTCCTCAGCCGCTACCTGCTCCTGGCCAGGTGAGCCTGCTCCCGGGCCGCAGCCTGACCCCTCAGAACTGAGAAGGAAATACAACCCAGACCGATTTTCAGGGCAGAAAAAGAGAATCGAGTGGCGTGGCGCGTATAACTCCGGGATAAAGGGTAGTTTGGCATCGGGCAGGACCTGGGCCCCAGATCATGGAAAGAGTTGGTCTCCTCTCTCTCTGAGTTTACATCACCTTCTGTGGAGCCCGGGGGGCAGAAAGCACCTCTAGCCCACACCCCAGCAGTTTCCTGGGGGCTGTCCCTCCACGGCCTGTGCCTGAGTCGGTCACCCTGGCTGGGTGGTGAGAGGGCCTCGTTGgccagccctgggccctgggccgCCCCTGGGGTGCAGTCGTGGTCTCAGGCCTGGGCTGGAGATTCCCCACGGGCAGTCAGGACGCTGGCTGGGGTCGCCCACACGCCCCCCCGCGCCCCCACAGCTCCCCGCAGGACTCCCGCCTCTATCTCGTGTTCCCCCACGACTCGTCAGCGCTCTCCAGCTCCTTCCACCACCTCCAGCTCTTCGACCAGGACAGCTCCAATGTGGTGTCTGTGAGTCCGCGGGGCCAAGCCGGCGGGCAGGGACAGTGCGGGGCGGACCGAGCCGGCGGCTGGGCTGTGACCACCTCTCCACCCCGTCCCCAGCGCTTCCTCCAGGACCCCTACTCCACCACCTTCAGCAGCTTCTCCCGTGTGACCAACTTCTTCCGGGGAGCCCTGCAGCCTCACCTGGAGGGGGCCTCCCCTGACCTGCCCCCGGCCCCAGATGACGAGCCCGAGCCCGGGTTCGAGGTCATCTCCTGTGTGAGTGTCAGCGTGGATGCCGCTGCTCTCGCAGCCACCTTGGGCACGGGGCCGCGTTGCCCCAGGCTCGCATCCTAATAGCACCGCCCTCACCGGGCTGCTTGATGGACTGTGCGGAAGGTGCTTGTAGCCTGTGCGCCTCGTGTCTGTTTTTAATTGGGGGGGGTAACCTTGTCACCGAGCCACGAAAGAAAATGCTTCCAGCCTTACATGTTCTGTTTGTCCGTCCAGCTAAGAAAGGCTCTGAGATGCCTTGGAGGGGGCTGGGGTCTGCCGGGCAGCTGAGGCCCTGGGCTCACCCGCCTCGCCTCATATCCCCCAGGTGGAGCTGGGGCCGCGGCCGGCCGTGGAGCGGGCGCCTCCCGTCACAGAGGAGGAATGGACCAGCCACGTAGGCCCCGAGGGCCGCCTGCAGCGGGTCCCAGAGCTGAAAGCCCGCATCTTCTCAGGGGTGAGGAGCCAGGTGGGGGGGGCAGGCCGGGGCAGGGCAGCGGGCAGCCAAGGGGAGGCCCCTCTGAGCTGCCCTCCGCCTCTGCCCCCCAGGGTCTGAGCCCCAGCCTGCGGCGCGAGGCCTGGAAGTTCCTCCTGGGGTACCTGAGCTGGGAGGGCTCGACGGAGGAGCACAAGGCCCATGTGCGCAAGAAAACGTGAGTGAGAAGGCGTGGCCCCTGCCCTGCTGGGCTCAGCCCTTGCTGCCCCGGCCGCCCGAGTCCACTGGAGGCTCTTGATCAACAGTATATCCCTTGATCACAGGGATCAGGGACATCAGCCCGCACACAGGGGGATGGAGGCAGTGGGCCCATATCTGATGCTGTTTTCATCCCTGGGCCATGCGATATCACGGATGCGCAGCAGGCTTCCTCCCCGCCGTGCGGCCACCTCTCCTGACTTATCTTGTGCCTCTGCTGTGTGTCCTGGCCCCTGCCTCTGGGGCTGTCTGTCCACTGGGGCTAACAGACTGTGAGCAAAAGCCCACAAGGGTGTTGTGTATCCCAAGAGACGCCGTGGAGGGGAAGTGTGTTGGTGAGCTGGGCTGAGCCCCGTGGGGTGAAGCAGCAGGGTGTCCTTACTGCTCCCCTTTCCCCATCAGGGACGAGTACTTCCGCATGAAGCTGCAGTGGAAATCTGTGAGCCCTGAGCAGGAGCGGAGGAACTCACTGCTACATGGATACCGCAGCCTCATcggtgggtgggggcggggatgggGGTGCCAGGCCAGAAATGAGATCCTCTAGGGGTGAGGGGGAGCAAGATGGGGGTGAGCAGGGGTGAGTGGCCAGGATGGTGAGGCGAGGCATGGGGGGGCGCTCCAGGCTCCCTGGGTTGAAATCTGCCCTCTATTCACTGAGATATCTTGGTAAGTGATGTGATCTCCCTGGGCTGCTGTGTCCCCACCTGTTGCTGGTTTGGTGACTGTCTGCAGCTGGGAGGGTGTGGCCAGCCCGTGAGTGTGAAGCGCAGCACCTCCCGTGGAAGCGGCCCAGCGGTCTCTGGAGGGCCCACAGCTGCCTAGGCGTGCTGGCGGCCAGCAGGGATGGGACCCTGGTCCTTTCACACCGTCACTTTGTCCCCTGTCCCCGCAGAGCGGGACGTGAGCCGCACTGATAGGACCAACAAGTTCTACGAGGGCCCCGAGAACCCGGGGCTGGGCCTGCTGAACGACATCCTCCTGACCTACTGCATGTACCACTTCGATCTCGGTGCGTGGCagtctggggaggggctgggggctggcccTCCAGGGGGCCGGGGGGGCACTGCTGGCCTGGGCGCAGCCCTGACCCCGTGTCCCCCCAGGCTACGTCCAGGGCATGAGTGACCTTCTCTCCCCGATCCTCTACGTCATCCAGAACGAGGTGGATGCCTTCTGGTGTTTCTGCGGCTTCATGGAGCGCGTGGTGAGGCTCAGGGCGGGGGTGGGAAGCAAGCCCCCTCACAGGCCCTGGGGGCTCTGGCTCCTCACAAGGCCCTCTGCCCACAGCACGGGAACTTCGAGGAGAGTCAGGAGACCATGAAGCGGCAGCTCGGGCAACTCCTGCTGCTCCTCAGGGTGCTGGACCCGCCGCTCTGCGACTTCCTGGGTACGTGTGGCGCGTGGGGCCAGGGATGGTAGGGCCAGAGATGACATCCAAacgtgtgggtgtgtgggtgtggtcCAAACGAGAAAAAACCCCCCAGAACCCAGAAATGATGTGTAAAAGCAGGACTGCAGTTTGGAGCAAAACCTCAATAAATGCAGATGTGGGCACCCCTGTCCCTGCTGCACAATCAGGTGGCTCCTTTGTGCCCGTCAGTCACACTTTTCAGAGGAGGACCTGGCTGTGGTCCTCACAACTCCCAGCTGCACCTAGCTCTTATCTCCGCTCACTCCCGAGCGAGGGATTGGAAACTGGTTCTTTGGGCTCTTGGGGGTGGGACAGCTACATTTTGGCTGTAAAATTTGACTGCATTACTTGTTCAATGTAAAAAATGCAGGAAATTCAGGGAAAGGAAGTTGAAATTGCTGTTGCTAGAACTGTTTTTTTGAATGCAGAAGATGATAAATAAGCTAGTTGATTGGTGGACATTTCTTCACGGAAATTCAGGGTCATGCTGGGGAGGAGAGACGTAGCTGGCCTCACTTCACTGAAGAGAATACTAAGGCTTTGAAAGCACATGCCACTTTCAGGGACACTTGGATGTTAGCTGCCTCTCTGTGTCACTTGGAAGTTTTCTAAACCGTCAGTTTTTATCGACTACATGGTGTTCTGTTCAGTTTAAGGATGTACAAGAGTAGATTTAGCCTGACCTGCTGGACATTTAGGTGGTTTGTAGTTTTTCACCATGATAAATCTGTATTTGTGGATAATGTCTTTAAATTCCAAGAAATGATTTATATCTGCAcatatttgtacattttttgaAACATTCATCCCCATCACTGCTTTCCTGGAAAGCTCTGCCAACTTACGTTTTTGCTAGCAGTGTACACCAGGGCCCGGTTCCTCACACCCCTTCCCACCAGCTTTGGGTGTTGACCAGATTATTGTTCTTCCTCTGAATGGACTGGTTTTACTGCCTCCCTTCCTCATGAGAGTAGAGACCAGGGGGTGGCTCCTCGCGTCTGGAGCCTGGAAGGCAGGATGGGAAAGGCTCCCGCTGACCTGGGCAgctccccccacctccttcccaaccccaccctccacccccacgaGCTCTCCATCCACTTGCGAGCCTGGTGCAGATTCTTACCACCAGCGTGACTTCTTAAGAGTCCAGTCTTCTTAAGAGTCCAGTCTGAACGTCGGGTGCCCTGTGAATTAGAGCGGGGTTGGGGTTGATAGATGGCATTGCCCCTCCCACCACTGTCCCCCGCTCCA
Proteins encoded in this region:
- the TBC1D17 gene encoding TBC1 domain family member 17 — its product is MEGAGYRVVFEKGGVYLHTSAKKHQDPDSLIAGVIRVVEKDNDVLLHWAPIEEAGDSSQIFFSKKDTSGGDSCASEEEPTFDPGYEPDWAVISTVRPRPRHSEPPRGAEPSSPRGSWAFSVSLGELRSIRRSKPGLSWAYLVLVTQAGGSLPALHFHRGGTRALLRVLSRYLLLASSPQDSRLYLVFPHDSSALSSSFHHLQLFDQDSSNVVSRFLQDPYSTTFSSFSRVTNFFRGALQPHLEGASPDLPPAPDDEPEPGFEVISCVELGPRPAVERAPPVTEEEWTSHVGPEGRLQRVPELKARIFSGGLSPSLRREAWKFLLGYLSWEGSTEEHKAHVRKKTDEYFRMKLQWKSVSPEQERRNSLLHGYRSLIERDVSRTDRTNKFYEGPENPGLGLLNDILLTYCMYHFDLGYVQGMSDLLSPILYVIQNEVDAFWCFCGFMERVHGNFEESQETMKRQLGQLLLLLRVLDPPLCDFLDSQDSGSLCFCFRWLLIWFKREFPFPDVLRLWEVLWTGLPGPNLHLLVSCAILDMERDTLMLSGFGSNEILKHINELTMKLSVEDVLTRAEALYRQLTACRELPHNVQEVLGLAPPAEPQSPSPPASPLPLSPTRAPPAPLPPADTATATQPDSSLEILPEEDDDEEGVDS